From the genome of Branchiostoma floridae strain S238N-H82 chromosome 8, Bfl_VNyyK, whole genome shotgun sequence:
CTCCAACTGGCTATTGTGGTTAATGTATTTGCTTTAGTGCCTGGATTATGTAAATTACAGAAAATCAGCGGTCGAGGAACATGTTATTGGCAGGTTATATGTAATACAGCaggtatagtttttttttcagtcgatAAGCTAAAACTTTCATCTTGTCGCATCGTGGTAATTAGTTGGTTCTTTTCTTTAGTCTTGCAGCATCTCGAGtttgaccaacatggcgaccACAGCCGGATCTCATCTAAAACAAATGGAGGGAGAGGAGGGACATGATTCTCcccgtacccacaagtgcagcTATTGTGAGAAGGAGTTTCCCTTCAAAGGTAGCCTGGATCTTcacctgcgaactcacactggtgagagaccataccagtgtggAGAATGCGGGAAACGGTTTATTCAGCTATGTAATCTGAAAgaccacatgagaactcacaccggtgagagaccgtaCGAGTGTGAATATTGCAACAAGTGCTACAGTCGGTCAGCTcatctgaaggctcacatgcggactcacacaggggaaaaaccgtacaggtgtgaggcatgctacaagcagttcagtaggcttGGTACCCTGAAAATACATATAAGAaatcacacgggtgagaaaccgtatagatgtgaggaatgcagcaagcagttcagtaagctTGGTACCCTGAAAATACATATGCatactcacactggtgagagaccataccagtgtgATTATTGCGGGAAACGGTTTAGTCAACGATCTAATGTGGAGGaccacatgaggactcacaccggtgagagaccgtaCGAGTGTGAATATTGCAACAAGCGCTTCAGTCAGGCAGCTCATCTGAAGGCgcacgtgcggactcacacaggggaaaccccatacaggtgtgaggcatgctgcaagcagttcagtagacTTGGTATCCTAAAAAatcacatgagaactcacacggatgagaaaccgtacacatgtgaggagtgcagcaagcagttcattGAACTGTCtagtctaaagaaacacatgcggactcatacaggtgagaaaccgtacatatgtgaggagtgcagcaagcagttcagtgacccGAGTCATCTAAAagtacacatgcggactcacacaggggaaaagccctacacgtgtgaggagtgcggcaaacAGTTCATTCAGTTGTCTAATTTGAAGagtcatatgcggactcacactggcgagACGCCATACACGTGTAAGGAGTGTAACAAAAGCTTTCGTCATTCACGTAGTCTTCGTTggcacatgaaaactcacatcGGTGAAAATCTGTGAATAACTGTGTGAcgacaacatgtacatattcttacacattagaaaaaaaatacatcataAGCTCGATTAATCTTTTTTTCGTTACAAAGTTTAAGGTAGGCAATGATTTACCGCTACTTAATTCAGCCGTGTACTCACAACATGCCTCCACTGTCAAAAAATAACGAGAACTGAATTAAAGCATAGTAGTTACTATCGTCACGTCTCGTACTTGATTGAAACTAGATTCGTTGTTAAAAAACGACCGTAGAATGTGTTCTAGGTTTGGAATAGAGTAGTGCTATACGTGAGAAAATTTTAAAGCAGTTGTTaaggtacccccccccccaaagagtTAGTGAACCAGCCCCGGTTCAGATAAAAGTATAGGTGATGTAGGAAGTATTAACCGACATATGTTAGAAGATAAAACTGATGTTTATTTTCCTGGGGGAGGTGTTGTGAGTTTAGAGTAGAGTAATGCTATACACTATGCTAGTGTAATACTGAGAAAAGCAGTTGGTAAGGTATTAATATTGCCCCCAAAGGTTAGTGAACCAGCCCCGGTTTAGAGAGGGGATAAACTGGGGGAAAGTAGGTCAGACAGAGTCTGGATTGGAGATACAGATGAGAGAGACTGGACAGATCTTGAAGA
Proteins encoded in this window:
- the LOC118421118 gene encoding zinc finger protein 418-like, with translation MATTAGSHLKQMEGEEGHDSPRTHKCSYCEKEFPFKGSLDLHLRTHTGERPYQCGECGKRFIQLCNLKDHMRTHTGERPYECEYCNKCYSRPYQCDYCGKRFSQRSNVEDHMRTHTGERPYECEYCNKRFSQAAHLKAHLMDSFSARQADVY